Part of the Anguilla rostrata isolate EN2019 chromosome 10, ASM1855537v3, whole genome shotgun sequence genome, cttcttgctgtgaggtgacagtgctattcattgcaccactgtgctgccacACAACTGCACCAAACATCTGAAAATGAACTGCAGGAAGAGTGGGAGGGTTCACCGAAATGCTGGcaactttcttttatttagtcATCTTTTTCATCTTACACAACTATTTCAGGTATAAACACTTCCTCTAAGTCATTCGGAAAGTCAAAATACATACCGATATGCACAGAAAAAGTataaattatttacagttaAACACAATAGCacttgagatttaaaaaaaaaaaaaatgacaaggcAAGCTGGACATCAGTCAATAAATATAACTTCATTTCATGTCCGAGCATCCTGGAAACAATGTTTTCGCTCACAGATTTTAATAGAAAATTAGTTAGGGCAATAACAGACCAACATATGTTATGTATctaatacaaaattaaatagggaaaacataataaaataacagtaaatatCAGTACATTATATAAGAAATATGATAGGACAAATAATTTTAGGGAACATAAATACTTTTTGGACAATGtggcgggggaaaaaaagtacacacacactttaacagGGGCTTACCCAATCCTGCACAAACAGggttaaaacaaatgcaaagttTAATCGTGAATCCTTTTCACAATTTCAACTTGCTTAAATAGCTTTAATTTTCAGTACCCACCTGGTGAAATGACCAGAGATCTAAGTCTTAACACTGAGTCTTAACCCaaaagtgggaggagctatCACGTACCATCAGTGACTCATGGACTTAAATCAAttgagctgtttttgtttggttgaTAAATACTGGTGATTGACAGCCACAGTTAGCCCCGAAACCCTATGGCCTTTACAAAGCCTCTCTGCTGTAACAAGCCTTATATCACCTCATTACACATCTGCATTATGAatcagaggggcggggctctgttATTCAGAAAAAACCCTCTTCTCAGACAAAAGTGGGCTATCTTAAGTGCTAGAAGCAACCAGCACTCCAACGCTATACTTAGCTTACGCGACTAATGTCGAGCCCAAATGACACCGATAATTGAGAACATAGACGTGGTATCTCCACACTTAGACGCCATTTATGCTCGCGGCTAATGCTCTGGAGATAAGCAGGGGAGGGAAGGCTGGGTGGGATGCATTCCTGTTTTAGTGTATTAcaaaagcacagcacagaaaatgaCATCAGTAATTCCTAAATGCACTCAGCACATTTAGCGCCTTCCTGCCTGAGAGAATatttcattctaaaaaaaaaaaacaggttgcCATGTTGGGAAACAATGACACAATACttgtatttacacacacaaaaaaggaacGTACATGAtaacaaaaactacaaataacGTTAGCTTATGGACTGAAATTATTAATGCTCCAGCTAAGAAATAGACGCTACTGCCGTCACAGTAAGCATAATGCTGGTCTTAAAGAGAGCAGCTTTGGAACCGTTCCAGTTAGCCAACCAGCAGCAAAACTCCAATGTTTCGTGAAGCGATCGtactttttgaaaatgtcagaccATTCTGTGGCAAGAGAATCCGGGTCCCCTCCTGCTGCCTGGACTGTTCGCAAATGTCCTTcgactgaagaaagaaaaaacaaaaagaatctTCTGGGGCCATTCTCTTTGACAGCTATAGTGTTTCCTTTAGAAAAAAAGACTACAAATTCTTACAAAGAGATGAAAAATCGGTCCCGAAATGCCCCGTGCGGAGAGGAAAACCCCTGACGggctaaattaattaaatggcGAGGTCCTCGCTGGAAATGTAAAGATTGTCGTTCCCCTCCAAACGGGGATACTTTTCACTTTGTTCGGTCACAGCTGAGTCGAGCAGGGACCCATCTTCTGAAGGGCCGACTGTAGCGTTTACCTTCTTCTCTTCATACTCTACTTAGCAGAGTAGACCTGCAAAACCCGAAACGAGAAACGTATTAAGAACAACATCGACGGGATAAAGAGCTTTTTGCATATTGAAAATAAACTATTAAGTAAATAAAGTATTTTGTACTGCAGTTTCAAAACCGCATCACAATAGAGTCCAGCACATAGCTGTTTCAAAGTCTGATAATACATCGCCACAGTGGAAATGCTATGGTATTTCCCTGAAGCCATCCGCGTTCGAGATTAGCCTTTTCGGTCACGCAAGGGTTTGTTTCCTCTGAAACATTACTAGGTTCATTCACATCTCGGATGGACCGTTTTTTGCTGTTGGGGGGCCCAGTTCGGTTAATGACACATTGAGTCACACGGGAGGAAAAGGAGAACCGTATGTGGTGATGAATTGATACCGGGAGACATGGCCCAGCTCAGAGCCATGAGATTTCCCTGAGAGCATCAGCACAAAGTCATGAGACGATCCAAGTGCTTACTGTTCACTTCCTACAGCCGCTTAAATTCATATACATTTGTACCACGACACTAAAATCTTGTCTATATTTATGTCGTTAGTATTTATTactgtgtttttaataaaatacaaaacaaagcaCGGAAGACAGAgcagtttgttttgtcttcagcTTGTTAAGAATAAATGGGTATATCCTTTAATAATGAGTGTGAAGGGTAATCAACTTGGTGCTGCTAGACTGAAAACAAATGTCCTTTCTGTgatataaaatgcaatttaactTGCTGTAGCACTGACGTATTTTGccgtgtctgtgctgtgatttaaaaagaaatcactCATAAAGCAAAGTCACTTCAAACACAACGAGGATGGGCTCTCCTCTCTTTAAGCGCACCGTCTCAGTGCCCGCACAACATCGCCTCGTCAGCAAGTCCGTCGCTAGTCCTGAGGCTAACGCACGCGAACTCGGTTCAACGCAGTGATTTTCCACCCGTCCATCAAAGCTGACGCACAGGGCGACCCGGCGATCGAACACAAATCGACTCGGAGCGACGGAGGGCCCAGGCGGTCCCCGGGCGAGGTTGTaaacgggggcggggcctggttTGACAGGGTTGATGAATGGGGCCgaccccccatcacccccatcaccaccacccaAGAACCTCACCTCAGAGACTTCCATCTGTCCTTCTCCATGTTGTTCTCAGGACCTTCGCTCTCGTAGGACGCCAGATACAAGGCTGTGGGGACAAGAGACGGTCTTGTTACTGTTGGCACATGTTAACAGGGGGTGCGAGCTCAAGACCAGAACGCTGCTTTGTCACAAAGTCAGGATGCCATGGCAGCTGCCAGATACTGGAGACCCCAAGGTTGCCTTTTCAAGTCCAGACACAGAGTTCCAGTTAACATTCAGTTGTAAAAACTATGCCTTGTGAAATGTGAAGGTCGCCCAAGATGAGGGTGTCTgatatgcatatacagtaatgtaataatgcaGTGAAAGGCGTTTTGGAAGAGGATCACTCAAACACAGTCAATCAGGCCAGGATACACAAGGAATAGTGGTTGTGACCATTCTAGGGATTGATTTTGTTGGATCGAATTCCAGACTaaacagggtttttttgttttttgcccaAAATTGTCCTTCACCTATTATATTATGCAATGGCAGGACAATCTTGGGAAGCAAGTCTACACTGACCTAAAATGGGCTTTGGGCTGAACTTGGAAAGATTTTTAACCTATTGGCCCGAGAGAAAGAGTATAGTCATGGGGTCAGTTGGTTCCCCTGGTGGTTTTTGGGGTCAAGAGGCTGAGGGAGCCAGCGTTCGGTATCCAATAATAATCCAATCCGGTGAAGCAGTCAAGCTTAAAATCTGAAAGCATGCAAAATGAAAAGCCACCTAAGCCATGGGATCATGTTCTTTTCGAGCTgatgacagaaaaacaaacatgaaaaaaaaccctgctcgGCTATGACATCAGAGCCGCGCAGCGCTCTgattggaggagggggggtgacaCGTACCATCCTCACTGAAGACGGGCGCGGTCAGTAGGTAGTGAAGGATCTTGCGGTCTCTCTCAAAGGGACACTCCACCTTCTTCCAGGTCATGAACTCGCTCACCTGCTTGGCCATTTCCCAGAAtttctgtaattaaaaaaaaaaaaaacatcaagttATAAAAATCTGGAAACAGGTTCTTCAGTCATCCTGCTCCATTCAGACCACGGTGAAGGGGTTCAAGGAATCCCAAAGATAGTGCTTTGGATGCATTTTCCATGATCTTGTTTTGTCTTACTAAGGTTCACAAAAGTTCACAAGTTGATTCTactcaaaacacaattttttaatgCTGACATAGAAAACTATACACAAAACATATGTTTCAAGGACACATTTATTCTGCCCTGATTTCTTTTCACTCTGTAAACTCTCTACAAAACTCTTCTAACCTCCAGAACCTTTGAtcttttaaatacataaaaatccACTTACTTCAAAATTCACCTGGCCATTCGGCAACCGGTTGGCACATCCCTCGTTGAGGAAGTAGATGTCCTTGATTAACAAGCTGAAGAACGGTATGACGAtctatgaaaagaaaagaaaaactgatgaGGCTGAGGTAATAGCACAGACAGTCCACGGGATGGGATCAGGCCAGAACATGGGTCAGAAGTGGCATTAATGGACAAAACTGACAGCTTAAGGCAAGAGTCCTACAGGTGGACATCGAGAGGATCACCCATGATGACACTCAAGAGGGTCAACCTTGAGTCTTCTTCTGTTGGCTTTTCAGGCTGCACCCATTTGTCCTTTACAAACAGTTGCTACTTCTTTGTTATCTGAAGTGCACCACAAGTCAAAATTTCTCAATTTCAATAATTTTCCTGTAATTTTCACAATGGATTGAAGAGGATATGAGACAGCAGTAATGCAGACCCGGAGAATCTTCAGAAACACTATATCACAAGCATGTGAGAGTCCATAATTAATTAAGGCATGTACTGCTTGAGGATCGCCAAAGAGCTCAAGTGGAGCATTGATGGCTAAATTCAGCCCTGAGGAATCGCATTAGCATATAAGTACAGAATTATTTCTGTCCCGCCTTGTGAAAGGAGCTCACAGCTGTAAGGACGTTCTGGGAAAAACATGTtatgtaacagagagagagaacaaaaaataaataaaaaatgatctgCCATGCTCGGAAAGATGTGACCATCCGTGAACCACCCAAGAAGTCAGAAGGGCTGGGATTCCAGTTTTTAGCCCGAGAACATTTCGTCTCATGACCTCTGCCTGTCGATGCTGGGTCGGCTAGTCCTCTCTCTCGGGCCAGCGAGACGTGGGCGGCTCGTGAATTCTCCTCAACAAGCCCCCCGTGGCCGAACGCTTCCAAACCGCCCACCACAACCGCCCCCGAGAGATCGGTACTGATGGGGCGCAAAACATTCTGGCAACGCTCTTTATCTTAAGTGCTGGGGGCATCGTAGCGGCTATTGCTCTGCTGTGGACCGTCGGGTCGCGGTAGGGATGCGAGAACACAATGTGAGCTGGCCCGGTGCCACGTTTTCTAGAAGGGAACACAACGTGTCTGAAGAGGAAACGGCACGTCGTCTTGACGTCAGTCCCGGACGACCCGTCTTGCAAGCTGACCCCCACTGTCCTTTGGGTTCAAACGCTGGCTTACGTAACCGTCAAAACAATCGAAAGGCCCAGTTCTTGTTTAGCGTAAATAAGGTATTTAACGCTGTGCGCTGTTGATAACGGAACGCGCACCAAAGGCTACTTTTGTGCGTTTCGCCGTCTGCTGGCCTACTTTCAAAGCCACTTGCATTCCCCAGACTGGATTGTGTTTAGATTACATGAAAGATCAGACGCCTGATACAATCACTACTtttacataataatcaatcacCACTAAAATTACGGAGTATTTATTGCTTTTGGTTGTGAAATGGCTTTTTGGGGCACATTTTTGTTGGAGCGGAAACTTTCCCTCCACTCGCAGATAGTGAACGCCCCCTTCGAAATGACcactcaaaaatgaaaacatgtgcattgcGCAACGCCGTGACTGGGTTTGTGGGAACCGGTCTCCACAAttctgtgagtgcatgagtaacCCTCCCACTGTTTGGAGGATGCAAGctgaataaattacataaaGCTCTACTcttcaaaaaacaacaacatcatgAACTCTCAGTCTCACCGTAGGTCAGAACTGGCACAGAAGTTCACTTCGGGGATTTTGCCTTCAGAAGTTCAGGATGTCAGTCGGAttttgggcaggggggtggagaAAGATTTGGGGTTTTTAccttctctctgctgctgtggGCCGTTATGGACCTCTGGGTCGCCCCTCGTAGTGCTGTCCTGTAGTTGTAGAAATTGCTGGAAGGATCCATTTGGTGCTGCAGaattcaaacaaaaccaaagggTGAAttgatttgtaataaaatactGAACTTCCACAGGGGGGAAAAACCTCTATTTTGCATGTTCTGAGAATAAACACCCTGAATGGCGAAGCTCTACATCCCCCAAAATTGAAAGGACAAATAAAGCAAAGAGGCCAACGATCTGAGCTCGCAATCAAACTCGATTAACCGTCGAGATCCGCAGAGGCCTGTTCTGAGTCACCCGTATAAGTGCGCATTTAATTTCCGAGCGCCCTCCAGAACCCACGCACACTCAGCCCCTCACAATGCTCCAATTAGCATGAAGCCTGCCATGCAAACCACAGTCAAAGGCGCTCGCCCACACAGCGTTACCCGCCCACATGCTTAGTCACCACCCACTGATGTTTGCCAGTAAATGAAGCACAATATTGATACCGTACGTTTCCTTACCTCCAGAATGTCGAATTTGGCCGTTTTGACCTTGGCCCAGGTCTTCTTCAGTCGGGACACCGGACTCATGTTCATCCCGGCTGTGAGCGGTGGAGGAGTTtggacgggggtgggggaggaggagggtagGTTGGAGAAGAGAAGGACGTGAACGTCCATCCGTGCCATTCAGACAGAAACAACCCCCAGCAGCGGTTTGTCATTCTTCCTTTAACCcgtcccaccccgccccaccccctaGGACAGGCCAGAAGCATCTGGAAGGACAATGGAGCTAGTTTCTGCGCGCCCCCCTATCCTATGTTTAACATATGGTGAAGGGGCGTGTGAGGGAGATGGTGCTACTGGGGGGGGTTAATCCAGGGAGGTGGAAGGACACGTCTCCCCGGTGACCCCCCAGGACACTTCAACCCACAAACCCACCCTCCTCAGGGCAATTGCGCCCTCACCTCTGACTACTGCATTTTATCGCTACTGTGAAGCCCTGCTTAAAGAGACCATTTTAATCATTCATGCACTGCGCTGTAGTACTTCTGTTCGCAGCTTATCCTCACATCAAAGTTAATCACTTATGAATGGAGGCCAAAGCACAGTTATATAAAAGAATGAGCCaggcttgtttttattttttagaacgGTTTTGTTAGAAATTGACAGCGATACAAACGTTCTGAGACCGCAGCATTGTTTTATGGCTGTCAACATTTAGCTCGCTGGGCGAGTGGTGATTctttagtttttctttgttttttaaacaaaggggCTTTTCTGTGCCGACAGGTGTTTGTGCCTTTGTAACGAGCGCCGACGTCACGGCGACGGGCCTGGCCCCCGGCGGCTGCCTCAGTCGCGCTCGCTGCGAGGTCAGGGCAACGTGCCACCAAGCGAGCGCTACGGCTCGGAGCGCGCCAACCTTTCCCATGACACGTCTGTGCCTTCACACCGGTctgactcaccccccccccccccatctccccagaGAGAGACTGCGCAAAGCTTGGCCAAGGGCTGAGTCTCTGGGGAGAAAATGAGGGCTGGGACAGCTGCCACAGTCCCCTaaacccctacccccccaaaaaaaaaattcaaataaaagtgCCGGCCCCCCCAACTTGGCGGTCAGTCAGCACTGACCATCTGCCTGTGGCGGGACACACCGCCAGCCATgtgcgcccccacccccccccccccagccacttCACCCCCTGACACTCCCTGACACCCTGGAGGCTGGTTCCCACTACCCACGATTCTTTGAGCCACCCCACACATATTACAGCATACAGCCCAGGGACTCATCGATCCAAACTGGCAGAggaaccatttttattttatgtattcaaAACAAGGAAGTggacacacacagctggttTTTCCCCAATCTCTATCTGCGAGAAACTCACTAATTAAATAATCTAGCTCAACCATATTAATAGCACCTTTAATTACAGCTATATAATCGCTGCAAAGTCATGTTTTATACTGCCGCAAGGATTTGAAGAGAGTACTTCATGACAAATGTGTGCCAAACAACAAACTAGATAAGCTGATCGAATTTTCAAgaacaaaagctttttttgtgaGGAACAGAAATTGGGGCAAACTGTTGGAAGGgagaaaagacaaacagacgCAAAAAAAGAACTCACAGATAATGGCCATGAGGGAGTTGAAGTTGCCGATGTTGAAGCACTCCCGCGCCACATCGATGAAGAACTCGATGACCCGCGCTCTCTGCTTCTTCTTAACCGGCTGCAGGGGAGCAGAGGCACATGATTAACTGGCTGATAGGGACCACATcaggtttggtggggggggggggggacagagagagataaagatagCCAGGTGATGCACCCACCATGCAGATCTCCGTGGCAACCAGGTAGCTGAGCCTGTTGAACCAAGCCACGTACGCCTCCAGGTTGCTGGCCTTCTTGTGGTCGCTGAAGCAACTCTGTGGGTGAGGGAAGCACAGGTCCCATTAAAACGAGGGAAGTGCCTTTCCTTACATGTGCTGTAGATAactatattttttcttaaaaacacacacacacaatggacaATAATAACAATCACTGGCAGAggagcataaaaataaaaaataagagacTACAGAATAGGCATTTCACTGATGTGGTTACATTTTCTGAAGCAGTGCCACAAACTGGATGAAAATAATGCCCTAGTTCCCTTGTTTGTAGCCATCCCCAGACAgaaaacccaaaaataaaaaaaaaacatttggagcAAACTCTATTTAAGCCACTGAAAGCATTTGACTCTATAGCAGGCCCTAGCTAGAGGCCAAAGGCATCTGTAATACCAGACTTAGAACCGTGTAACTCAGACACGGCCTTTAGTCCATTTTCCACCCGTTAATCACTGCGAGCTCCATTTATAGACTCCTCTCCCTCATATCTGTTGTCCAGCAACTAATCCTGAGCTCATCGGCCCTTTGAGTGACAGCCGCTTTTGGCAAATCGTGCCTCTCCTAGGCATCCACAGCGTAAAACTTCACTTAAGAAAGCTCTTACAGTTCCAGGGCAGCACAAAGAAAAGCGCGCCAAAACCGAGAGGTTCCTGTTGCCTAGCAGCCGAAAGCCAGGGCCATGCGATCCAAACAAAACCAGCAGTGGTTTTGTGGAGCTGAATGGTTGCTAGGCTATCGCTGATGAGAATTCTATTCAGAATGTTATTCAAAAAAGCTGAACGATGAGAGTAAAACTATTTTGCATGTCTAGACTCCACCATGAAGAACATGGTGCATTTTAATAAGAGCGTATGACGTATTTGGCTTCCAAGTACAGAGTGATTATGTACAATCAAAACGTAATTTTTCACTGCCAGACAGCCATGCCATAGTGTGTTAAGAGTCTCACAAATGTGAAACATCTGATTTTCTTTCCTATTTTGATGCCAATTAAGATTGATATCTTGGGATGATATTCAAAGCTGTGGCCAGCTTTCTTCCCTGAGGCACTGAAGCAGGATTTAATTAGCGGAGGAACTGAATTCAGGGTTAGTTGCCAAAACCTAGTAACCACTCTGAGCTACAGCGCGAGACGGACTAGCCAAATTCTGATGTAACTGGTGCTAAAGGGACTTCCTCTGTTCTGCCCCACAATACCTTATCATTGTCCAGTGGGTCCTTCTGAGCAAAGGCTTGAATAAACTCCTCAGGCCCAATGTAGCTCAGTCtttcctgaaaataaatacaaaataaatgcattaattccACCTGCATATGATAAGTAGTTGATAATGAAGTACATGAAGAGCTTGTTTATCCTGTACAACAGTGATCTccattcctggtcctggcaggccacagggtctgttgtttttttctggttacTCGGCAGTTAATTGACCAATCAAAGCAGCCAATTACAGTTAACTCCCcccacctggtttcttgggtctgaactggtttcTGATATTAAGGCAGAAACaaaaaatcagcagaccctgcagcccgccaggaccaggaatgaagatcacttcAATGCTACTTTTACTGAAAATACAATCGGCAGCATAAGTAAAAAGACAACTGATTggacaaattaaaaacagtgctcgataataacaacaaaaaacttcaTTTCCCAGACTCTCCTGCCGAGTGGTACATACAAGTTCGATGTGGGTGAGCTGCTGGGAGAGGGTGAAGGGGTCATTGCAGATGGTCAGGATGTCCCTCTGGATGGACTGCGGTTTGGTCTTCAGGACAGTCAGCCTGTCGGTCGCCGTGGCGTTGATTTTGGCCAGCGCCTCCTCGTATTGGCTCAGGGTGGTCAGCTTACGGATCAGGGTCTGGGACATCTGCTGGACAGCCTTGCGGTAAAGCTGCAACAACACCAGCAGGCCAGCGTGAATTATAATGCCAGAAACACCATTGTTACTGACTCTATTGAAGATAAACTCCTTGCCCAAGGGTTTAACTTCAATCCACACAGGAATTCACAGAGCAACCATTCTTCTTCTAACCAAACACTCCTCAAGAAAGCCCAACTCAGTGTAGACAAATAATCAATATTTTGTTATTGCTGATATCAGAGCAAACAGCAACAATTGGTAGATTAGAAGCGGTCAATTGTTTACAATAAATATTAGTGTGAAGTTGTATTAACAGTGTTGTGATGCATTATCTTGAAATCTTTACTCTGCATGATCTGTATCaagcattaactgtcttaaacCAGGCCACTCTTAACTCAAGTCTTTGCTAAGTCAAGTTGACATCAAGTTGGCAGATATACAAAAGTTAAATACAAGAAATTATAAGTAATTTTGGACAACAATAACTGTACAAAAGCAACAAAGGCATTTGACTGTGTGAAGGCTGAGCCCCACAGCCCAGACAatggaaagttctggaacactgtCAATGGGCAGCAATGGTATGCTGTAATCTAATTGGCACAgagaattgcacatttttttcagagctTGCAAAATGCATGActagaccagaccagaccagactaGACCAGAGAGCCGG contains:
- the rasgef1ba gene encoding ras-GEF domain-containing family member 1B-A isoform X2 — its product is MSFFQTSLTGNVGCVCPQISHKDKTETINVLKDKMPQTPPFPTVFGTSGYNRNLYQTAEESYSGLYYHENNLVSGSLEALIQHLVPNMDYYPDRTYIFTFLLSSRVFIHPHELMSKVCYLCVEHQRLSDPQADKMRIRKMAPKILQLLSEWTETFPYDFRDERMMRSLKELTQRLASGDELYRKAVQQMSQTLIRKLTTLSQYEEALAKINATATDRLTVLKTKPQSIQRDILTICNDPFTLSQQLTHIELERLSYIGPEEFIQAFAQKDPLDNDKSCFSDHKKASNLEAYVAWFNRLSYLVATEICMPVKKKQRARVIEFFIDVARECFNIGNFNSLMAIISGMNMSPVSRLKKTWAKVKTAKFDILEHQMDPSSNFYNYRTALRGATQRSITAHSSREKIVIPFFSLLIKDIYFLNEGCANRLPNGQVNFEKFWEMAKQVSEFMTWKKVECPFERDRKILHYLLTAPVFSEDALYLASYESEGPENNMEKDRWKSLRSTLLSRV
- the rasgef1ba gene encoding ras-GEF domain-containing family member 1B-A isoform X3 → MPQTPPFPTVFGTSGYNRNLYQTAEESYSGLYYHENNLVSGSLEALIQHLVPNMDYYPDRTYIFTFLLSSRVFIHPHELMSKVCYLCVEHQRLSDPQADKMRIRKMAPKILQLLSEWTETFPYDFRDERMMRSLKELTQRLASGDELYRKAVQQMSQTLIRKLTTLSQYEEALAKINATATDRLTVLKTKPQSIQRDILTICNDPFTLSQQLTHIELERLSYIGPEEFIQAFAQKDPLDNDKSCFSDHKKASNLEAYVAWFNRLSYLVATEICMPVKKKQRARVIEFFIDVARECFNIGNFNSLMAIISGMNMSPVSRLKKTWAKVKTAKFDILEHQMDPSSNFYNYRTALRGATQRSITAHSSREKIVIPFFSLLIKDIYFLNEGCANRLPNGQVNFEKFWEMAKQVSEFMTWKKVECPFERDRKILHYLLTAPVFSEDALYLASYESEGPENNMEKDRWKSLRSTLLSRV
- the rasgef1ba gene encoding ras-GEF domain-containing family member 1B-A isoform X1, whose amino-acid sequence is MAKFLAELLGCTLPEKGTSPMFESRSQPHIGLRHATKQRPTIFGTLTNEKPTCDHKRDKMPQTPPFPTVFGTSGYNRNLYQTAEESYSGLYYHENNLVSGSLEALIQHLVPNMDYYPDRTYIFTFLLSSRVFIHPHELMSKVCYLCVEHQRLSDPQADKMRIRKMAPKILQLLSEWTETFPYDFRDERMMRSLKELTQRLASGDELYRKAVQQMSQTLIRKLTTLSQYEEALAKINATATDRLTVLKTKPQSIQRDILTICNDPFTLSQQLTHIELERLSYIGPEEFIQAFAQKDPLDNDKSCFSDHKKASNLEAYVAWFNRLSYLVATEICMPVKKKQRARVIEFFIDVARECFNIGNFNSLMAIISGMNMSPVSRLKKTWAKVKTAKFDILEHQMDPSSNFYNYRTALRGATQRSITAHSSREKIVIPFFSLLIKDIYFLNEGCANRLPNGQVNFEKFWEMAKQVSEFMTWKKVECPFERDRKILHYLLTAPVFSEDALYLASYESEGPENNMEKDRWKSLRSTLLSRV